Part of the Zingiber officinale cultivar Zhangliang chromosome 8A, Zo_v1.1, whole genome shotgun sequence genome, ctatcttaatagactaggatctttcaaaaataccttcaaaaatgattttaccaacttataggctaaaattGCTTGtctttcaaactttccatttttagactttcaaaaatagttttggccttagactagttttacatctttagaaagcatgtacccataggactagtttttaagcatctcaccaacaccctagggctaccttgcttgtgtttgacaaacatagaaaggggtgagatgcataggccaactgtctagacttaagatgcttatttcagtgcatcaacataagtctggacgttaaatacaattcagatattaatcagattaaagttcatcagtcaagtcaaacactgactgattataattaactttatctgactaaccaggtgaaagctactatcttctgatagttagttagtacctaattggttagacagctggttaaagttatgtcaggttcagggggaggaattaattaaaaattttcctttatataaaatattttaaatcttgtttgaaaaatgttctcctaaaaatttcttaaacctacttttgaaaaataacacttataaaactaagttgtttttaagaattgggttttactttttattgaaaattgattctaaaaattagatttaacttagttttgaaaattgtggaaattagatttttcaaaacttaagtttacaaactaagcttctcaaaatcaacttgcttaaaattgtgaaatttttttcaaaattgtttgttttaaatcacaaactttttatcctttttacttagtctttgaaaactcaacttttcaagtattttaaaccatggttttgaaactagtacttttgaactttaaaattttgatttttgaaaattagatttaattattttactttatcaaaattagttctaccaaactcctttgaaaattaaaagtaaagttcaaaatcaatatttacaaactgaaatttgatttgcaaagtgttaaaaattatgaaagttagatttttcaaacttaaatcactgtcaaaacttaagttttaaattaaatcgtttacaaacttagtgttgaaaaataaaattttcaaacttagttttggaattctggtttttgaaaacttgtgtttgaaaatgaaaacttagctagctttctaaaagctaaaagctaatgctttaaacaaattttcaaaagcttaaactcccccaagtcaacttgactaattttttttttttttttgctgttaaaaattatacttttatcaatatctttgaattttttttaaccaaactttttattactctacactatgcttgtttacccctgcttacttttttatgaatgccaaagggggagaagggttaggtggttaagttagctaaaccaatttgaaaacacaaactaactttaaaaccacacaaatgcatgttgtttcgtacatatgctttcactaacttaaccaggttgtcattccatcaaaaagggggagattgttggtgcgggtagcactaacggtctaacccaggttttgatgaatgacaaataggttaagttagttgtgttgttgtctgacactttgatcgagtgtgcaggagaagtctagacaggtcgacgggatgcacgaagtccggctaggtcgacgggctgaccggataggcgagaagtccaagcgggtcgacgggctgaccggacgcttggcgagaagtccactaggtcgatgggctgaccggataggtggcgagaagtccaagcggtcgacgggtgaCCGGACGCTGAAGAAGTCCgacggtcgacgggccgaccaagcgtctggcggtaagtaaggtaagtcggAGGGTGatcgaggacgcgttcccgggaaggggacattaggcgtcgatccggcttagatccatttcggatatctaagtcgagatcgtgactagattccggtctcggaaagacggaatctaagtcatactcttgatgctaatttttattacttagcgtatctgtaaaaatgtgctaacaaactgtgctgcaggatttatttgcctcggactaacactgttttgcaggtagggaacagtgagggtccgggtgcccggaatggctccaggcgcccggaagtccgggcgcccggaagggatccaggcgcccggaagggatccaggcgcccggaggcaaattttatccccaggacgacgttgacacttggagcatgctggttgggagtgttacgtcacactccaggcgcccggaagggatccaggcgcccggagcagcatataaaagaagccccaggcaggagcttcaacacatcagtcttctgagaactctgagtccaatcactctgctgctctgcgctccaacaacgttcacaaagctccgacgactcactccggctctccttttaattcattgtttgtcggttagctttgttttctttcttttcattagcaatatttgtacgtaaattgtaattatccgaattgctagtgaattgcccaacgaaggtactcaaggagtacgggccttcgagtaggagtcgtcacaggctccgaacgaagtaaaaatcaaccgtgttcatttctttacttccttacttttccgctgcgttttaactcgagattttcgaatcgatattcaccccccctctatcaaatctaacggtcttacactacgtaccagcgactcatgaacaaggtgttccgaaagcagatcgggcgaaaacctagaggtatatgttgatgatatactcattaaatcactccgagcggccgacctctgtgtagatatagaagaaaccttccgGACACTGGGAACGTACGGGGTCAAGTTGAACCCGCAAAAGTATCTGTTCAGAGCAAAAAGTGGTCGTTTCCTAGGCTACATAGTCATCGAGCGAGGCATTGAAGCCAACCCTAGCAAGGTCAAAGCGCTACAGGATATGCCGCCACCCAGAAGCTTGAAGGAAGTCCAACGCCTTACGGGTCGCATAACAGCACTATCCCGGTTCATCTCCAGGATGGCCGATCGGAGCATGCCCTTCTTCAGGATCCTGCGCCAAgcaaccaaattccaatgggatgaggaatgtgaccggacattcgaagaattgaaggccTACCTAAACTCATTACCTATATTAGCTAAGCCATCGATCGACGAGCCTCTCCGCATTTATTTGTCTTCAATCGAGCGCGCGGTCAGTTCGGTGCTAGTCCGGCAGAACGGcgaagaacaaccagtgtatttccttagccacattctaaaagatgctgagtctcgctacattGGTCTTGAGATGCTTGTCTTCGCACTTgttctcgccgctcggaggctccgACCCTATTTCCTGGGGCATACGATCATTGTCATGACAAATAGTCCCTTAGGCCGAGTTCTCCTTAACCCCGAGGCATCCGAgcgactgatcaaatggaccacgaagctcagcgagttcgacatacaatatcagcctcgaACGGCTATCAAGGCGCAATCGTTGGCAGACTTCGTCACTGAGgtacaaaatcccgagcccgaagccacctggaaggtgtacgtagacggatcatccactcggcaaggaaGTGGGGTTGGCGTGCTACTGGTTTCCCCCCACGGAGAACGGATGCACCTGTCCGTACGGCTGGACTATCGAGTAACCAACAATGAAGCATAGTATGAGGCGCTAATAGCAGggttgcaggccgctcggcatgtgggagctagcaatgttttgattcattcagattcacagttggctgctcagcaacttcggaagcatttgagataagcaacGTCAGGCTCAAGCTTTATGCGGAAGCCTTCGCAAAACTAAAAGCTGGTTTCCGAGAGGTGctgatacagaagatcccccgagtggAGAATCAGGCTGCAGATGAGCTGGCTAAGCTAGCCAGCTCGATATCACTGATCGTCATCGAGCAGCCAGTCGAGCAAGTGTCTCTGGTCgcccacatcgaccggatggaggggtTCACATTCTCAAACGACTGGCGGACAGCCATAGCGGAGTTCCTAAAGTCAGGAGCAACACCGTCCAGTCGAGAGGAAGCACATCTGCTCAGGAGGAGAGCTGGTCGGTTCATCCTCATTGGCGACCATCTTTACAAAAAAGCATTTTCCAGGCCCCTGCTCAAGTGCGTCGGTCCGGATGACGTGGACTATATCCTACAAGAGGTGCACCAAGGCTCGTGTGATGGGCATCCGGGCGGTCGCTCGTTAGCAAGGAAGATTCTTTTGGCCGGTTATTTCTGGCCGACTCTAcaagaagacgccgctcggattGTCACCACGTGCCTATCTTGCCATAAATACCATAACTTCTCACATCGCCCTGCGGAGGAGCTAAAGACGTCCACAGTATCCTGCCCGCTCGACCAATGGAGCCTAGACATTGTGGGACtatttccaatggcgaccggacaacgaaAGTTCTTACTAGTAGCAGtggactatttttccaagtggatTGAAGCCGAGCCGCTAGCTAAAATAACCGaggagatggtcaaaaaatttatatggcagcatatcatctgtcggttcggcattccgcggCGGCTCATCTCCGATAATGGGAGGCAGTTCTCGAGTCAGCAACTCAGGGAATGGTGCGACGGGTATGGCAtccagcaagccttcacctccGTAGTGTATCCCCAGAGTAACGGGCAAActgaagtcaccaatcgggagatcctatGAATTCtttgggctcggctcgaccatgaaggtgGGAGTTGGGTAGACAAGCTACCCGGGGTATTATGGGCACTCCGAACGATGCCCAAGGAAGGAACAGGAGCGACCtccttccacctggtgtatgggggAGAGGTCATCGTCCCAATAGAAGTCATAGTAGAATCCGATCGGATCCGAGTCTACGACGAGAACAATGCTGAGCGGAGGCATTTGGAAATGGACTTGGTGGACAAGACGCGAGCCAAAGCCGTCATCCGGTTGATGGCGTatcggcagaggatgaagcaaaactacaacagacGAATAATTCCCAAATCTTTTCAGGTCGGTGACCtcatctggaagaaagtcaagccggtcggcgatatGACCAAGCTGGGAGCTCCTTGGGCTGGACCGTTCAAGATTGTAgaaaagctccgttcgggcgcctattacctcgaggatgaagacggacggaaGCTAGTGCGACCCTGGACTGCAagccacctccagccttaccgagcTGGATAAAAGGTACGACAATGTAATATACAACATATATTTGTCACTCTTTGTCTCCTTCAACCGCAGGAAGTAAAAACAGAAGGGTTTTTGCAAAATCACGGCCGAGCGGCTAGTCTTCCCAAACCGTCGAAcagcaacgttaaactctagagtcgaaccagcgactataaaccccccgacctgaagaccgtcgagcggcgacgttaaactctagagtcgaaccggcgactataaaccctccggcctgaagaccgtcgagcggcgatgttaaactctagagtcgaaccggcgactataaaccccctggcctgaagaccgttgagcggcgacgttaaactttagagtcgaaccgcaactataaaccccccggcctgaagaccgtcgagcggcgacgttaaactctagagtcgaaccggcgactataaaccctccggcctgaagaccgtcgagtggtgacgttaaactttagagtcgaaccggcaactataaacccctcggcctgaagaccgtcgagcggagacgttaaactctagagtcgaaccggtgactataaaccccccagcctgaagaccgtcaagcggcgacgttaaactctagagtcgaaccggcaactataaaccccccggcctaaagaccgtcaagcggcgacgttaaactctagagtcggcgcgacgactataaataccccaccTAAAAAACCGTCAAGTGCCGCTCGGGAAGAATGCGTTTTAAAAAGTAACAAAATTGAGAGGTTATATTAATTCTCCGAATGACGGGTACACAGATAAAGGCTGGGTAATTCTAACTCGCTTATCGGCAAGCGTACAGATGAAACTTCAAAAATTCAGAAGCACTTCTCACTCCAAGTAATCAAAAATCAGCTCGGGGATGGCATCGAGTAGCCCGGCCAGGTCCTTGGGAGGGATACATGTCGCTTCGGGAAGTTGACCCTTGCTCTTCAGATAAGCAGTCGTCGAATTAATGGCTTCCTCGAAGGCAATAACAAGTCGATCACACACCTTCTGGGCAAAGTCATCTGAGCGGATATAACCCTGCCTCATCACAGCAAAGCGGCTCGATTCGCCGTCTTGGTACTCCTTGAGGGCGGCTCGGGAATCTTCAAGGGCATCTAGGAGATTCTTCAATTCTCCTTGGAGTTCAGTCTTCTCCACCGATCGGCCTTTCCGTTCGGCGAACAGCATGTCAGCTAATTCCTGAACACGTTGCTCCAGCGCCCGGGCCTCAATATTTTTTGCGTCTAGATTAGCAATGGCCTTGTCCTTCCTCGAAGTCGCCAGACTGATCTCCTGGTCATGTGTCTTGATCATGGCTTCAAGTTGAGCCGCCGTGGTTTCCATTTCGAAGGATTTATGCCACTCATCTTCCAGGAGTCTCTTTGTTTTAGCCAGCTCGGCCTTCAGCTCAACAGGAGAAGGCTCCTGGACCGTGCCTCCCCTGGAGATCTTAAGCTTCTTCAGCTCTTCCTCTAGCATCGCCAAACAGTTGCTGACTGTGATgctctccacccagttctgcactTAGAAAAAAATGATATTTAGGAGTCAAGCAAAATAACAATGTAAAAGGAG contains:
- the LOC122011084 gene encoding uncharacterized protein LOC122011084 → MPKEGTGATSFHLVYGGEVIVPIEVIVESDRIRVYDENNAERRHLEMDLVDKTRAKAVIRLMAYRQRMKQNYNRRIIPKSFQVGDLIWKKVKPVGDMTKLGAPWAGPFKIVEKLRSGAYYLEDEDGRKLVRPWTASHLQPYRAG